In Desulfovibrio inopinatus DSM 10711, the following are encoded in one genomic region:
- a CDS encoding ABC transporter ATP-binding protein, with protein sequence MASNITLSHENPRFPSVDIHNVSQRFIHSSTFAKQARSSQVLNQVCLHIEGGSCLGLVGESGSGKSTLARIVVGLLQPTEGKVFIDDQLFSSPDTPARAGGNGTIQMVFQDPFSSLSPRKTVAWSLTEGLDLARRLSRRQRQEEAARLLEMVGLDPRSGSRYPHEFSGGQRQRIALARALASDPKVLVLDEPVSALDVSVQAQVLYLLSTLTVQHKPTMLFISHDLSVVASLADNIAVIHQGRIVEIGPVDTVLTTPRHPYTKELVRACLMTELDESPLIQA encoded by the coding sequence ATGGCATCAAACATTACACTTTCTCATGAAAATCCGCGGTTTCCTTCCGTCGACATCCACAACGTCAGCCAAAGGTTCATTCATTCCTCGACGTTTGCCAAACAAGCACGCTCTTCACAGGTTCTCAACCAGGTCTGCCTCCACATCGAAGGTGGAAGCTGTCTTGGATTGGTAGGAGAGTCGGGATCGGGAAAATCGACACTCGCACGCATTGTTGTTGGGCTCCTCCAACCGACTGAAGGAAAGGTTTTTATCGATGACCAACTGTTTTCTTCTCCGGATACTCCCGCACGAGCCGGTGGAAACGGTACGATTCAAATGGTGTTTCAAGACCCATTTTCTTCCCTCTCTCCACGAAAAACCGTGGCATGGTCGTTAACGGAAGGACTTGATCTTGCACGTCGTCTTTCTCGAAGACAACGCCAAGAGGAAGCGGCAAGACTCTTGGAAATGGTCGGACTTGATCCCCGAAGCGGATCGAGGTATCCGCACGAGTTTTCGGGGGGACAACGCCAACGTATTGCTCTTGCCCGAGCTTTGGCATCAGATCCCAAAGTACTTGTGCTCGACGAACCAGTTTCCGCTCTTGATGTCTCGGTTCAAGCACAAGTTCTGTACTTATTGTCGACGCTGACGGTGCAACACAAACCTACCATGCTTTTTATTTCACATGACCTCTCCGTTGTTGCATCTCTTGCCGATAATATTGCGGTTATTCACCAGGGACGTATCGTTGAAATCGGTCCCGTCGATACGGTACTTACAACGCCACGTCATCCATACACGAAAGAACTTGTTCGCGCGTGCTTGATGACGGAACTTGACGAAAGCCCCTTGATCCAGGCATGA
- a CDS encoding ABC transporter ATP-binding protein codes for MTQPLLYISNLRSYFHQAKAVDGVDLQVLSGEIIGIVGESGSGKSVMALSVLGLLPKPGEIVSGRILFEGHDLVTYTESQLQSIRGSRIGMVFQEPMTALNPVLTIADQVTEPLRLHRKMTRKHAWAASAELLQAVGLNEPNRLARRYPHELSGGMRQRVLIAMALSCDPALVIADEPTSALDAIIANTVLKRLLDTSQDHGAAVMFITHDLRLAARSCKSITVMYAGSVMETSRGRDILTSPAHPYTEGLVGSLPRADRSAPLRPITGSAPSPSALPEGCPFHPRCPRVFEPCFREKPPLFHAGPSRTARCWLYA; via the coding sequence ATGACACAACCACTTCTTTACATCAGCAATCTTCGTTCTTATTTTCACCAAGCGAAAGCTGTCGACGGTGTTGACCTACAAGTGCTGTCTGGAGAAATCATCGGTATTGTCGGAGAATCGGGAAGTGGTAAATCCGTTATGGCTTTGTCTGTCTTAGGTTTGCTCCCCAAGCCAGGAGAAATTGTTTCCGGCCGCATCCTGTTCGAAGGTCACGACCTTGTTACATATACCGAAAGCCAGCTCCAATCCATACGCGGAAGCCGCATCGGTATGGTATTTCAAGAGCCTATGACAGCGCTCAACCCGGTTTTAACGATTGCCGACCAGGTGACGGAGCCCCTTCGACTCCATCGCAAGATGACGCGCAAACATGCCTGGGCAGCCTCGGCGGAGTTACTCCAGGCTGTCGGGCTCAATGAGCCCAACCGCCTTGCCCGACGTTACCCGCACGAGTTGAGCGGAGGCATGAGGCAACGAGTGCTCATTGCCATGGCGCTATCCTGCGATCCGGCACTTGTTATAGCGGACGAACCAACATCGGCACTTGATGCAATCATTGCGAACACGGTTCTCAAACGATTACTGGACACGTCGCAAGACCATGGGGCAGCGGTCATGTTTATTACACACGATTTGCGACTTGCAGCCCGGAGCTGCAAGAGCATAACCGTCATGTATGCAGGCAGTGTTATGGAAACAAGTCGAGGGCGCGATATATTAACGTCCCCAGCCCATCCTTATACAGAAGGTCTTGTCGGATCGCTTCCGCGCGCGGATCGATCAGCGCCACTGCGTCCCATTACAGGTTCGGCCCCAAGCCCATCGGCCTTACCCGAGGGCTGTCCATTCCACCCTCGGTGCCCACGAGTTTTCGAACCGTGTTTCCGAGAAAAGCCCCCGCTTTTTCATGCCGGACCATCGCGTACTGCTCGGTGCTGGCTCTATGCATAA
- the trmFO gene encoding methylenetetrahydrofolate--tRNA-(uracil(54)-C(5))-methyltransferase (FADH(2)-oxidizing) TrmFO, whose protein sequence is MQIAIIGGGLAGCECAYALAEQGIATVLFEMKPESFSPAHTSEGLAELVCSNSLRSDDHASAVGLLKQEMTELGSLIMRAARETAVPAGKALAVDRSAFSAWITQIIEDHPLVTLKRQHIHGLDDPALADFDIVVVAAGPLASDDVAQSLATIIGGNSLYFYDAIAPIIAAESINMDIAFWASRYEDGPGDYLNCPMSAEEYKRFYDALMEAEKVAPREFEKEIHFEGCMPVEALAERGEKTLTFGPLKPVGLVDPRTGRRSHAVVQLRPENLARTALNMVGFQTKLKYGEQERVFRLIPGLEHAEFERLGSIHRNTYVNAPQVLAPDLSLRNAPHIFLAGQITGVEGYVESAACGLWLGLLLAGKAKGRDLPLPPDESALGALLRHLRTPVKKFQPSNVMFGLFPELEGRFKKADRKKRYGERARTVFAEWKHKTI, encoded by the coding sequence GTGCAAATAGCCATTATTGGAGGCGGACTTGCCGGTTGCGAGTGTGCCTATGCACTCGCCGAGCAAGGTATTGCTACGGTCCTTTTTGAAATGAAGCCCGAGAGCTTTTCTCCAGCGCATACCAGTGAGGGATTGGCAGAGCTGGTCTGTTCAAATTCGCTCCGTTCCGATGACCATGCATCGGCTGTTGGTCTCCTGAAACAGGAAATGACCGAGTTGGGAAGTCTCATCATGCGGGCAGCTCGTGAAACCGCAGTGCCTGCCGGCAAAGCATTGGCTGTGGACAGAAGTGCATTTTCGGCGTGGATAACGCAAATTATCGAAGACCATCCGCTTGTGACCCTGAAGCGGCAACACATTCATGGTCTGGATGATCCTGCTCTGGCCGATTTCGATATCGTGGTTGTCGCGGCGGGGCCATTGGCTTCAGACGACGTGGCACAGAGCTTGGCGACGATCATTGGCGGCAATAGCCTTTATTTTTATGATGCCATTGCACCGATTATTGCCGCAGAATCCATTAATATGGATATCGCGTTTTGGGCTTCACGATATGAAGACGGACCCGGTGATTATTTGAACTGTCCCATGAGTGCCGAAGAATATAAGCGATTTTATGATGCGCTCATGGAAGCGGAGAAAGTGGCTCCCCGTGAATTTGAAAAAGAAATTCATTTTGAGGGGTGTATGCCGGTTGAAGCCCTGGCGGAGCGTGGAGAGAAAACACTGACATTCGGTCCTCTCAAACCCGTTGGTCTCGTCGACCCTCGAACAGGTCGACGGTCGCACGCGGTTGTGCAGTTGCGCCCGGAAAATCTTGCAAGGACGGCTTTGAACATGGTCGGCTTTCAGACCAAACTGAAATACGGTGAACAAGAGCGGGTCTTTCGTCTTATTCCTGGACTGGAACACGCTGAATTTGAGCGCTTGGGCAGCATTCACCGCAATACCTATGTGAATGCGCCGCAGGTTCTTGCTCCTGACTTATCGTTGCGCAATGCGCCACATATTTTTCTTGCGGGACAAATCACCGGCGTTGAAGGGTATGTCGAATCTGCAGCCTGTGGTTTATGGTTGGGACTGCTTCTCGCTGGGAAGGCAAAAGGGCGTGACCTTCCACTTCCTCCGGATGAATCCGCATTGGGAGCCTTACTTCGTCATTTACGTACCCCAGTAAAAAAATTTCAGCCGTCGAATGTTATGTTCGGTCTCTTTCCGGAGCTTGAAGGCCGGTTTAAGAAAGCCGACCGAAAAAAACGGTATGGAGAACGTGCCCGGACCGTTTTTGCCGAATGGAAACATAAGACTATATAG
- a CDS encoding flagellin, giving the protein MALVINHNLMAMNANRNLNSAYGALATSTRRLSSGLRISTAADDAAGLAVRELMRSDIAALNQGVRNANDAISMIQTADGALGVIDEKLIRMKELAEQASTGTYTSAQRLIIDSEYQAMASEITRIANATDFNGIHLLNGNLSGSTHSGNAATKSGSSGKMKIHFGTANDSAEDYYYVQINNSTASALGVGNSISATQDGYTISTQEAAQKALVAIENAIVSKDNIRANLGALQNRLQNTITNLEIQAENLQAAESQISDVNVATEMTEFVRQQILTQAAVAMLSQANSLPRMAMQLMG; this is encoded by the coding sequence ATGGCTCTCGTTATCAATCACAACCTTATGGCAATGAACGCGAACCGCAACCTGAACTCTGCCTACGGTGCTCTTGCTACGTCGACCCGTCGTCTGTCTTCGGGCCTTCGTATCTCCACCGCGGCTGATGACGCCGCTGGCTTGGCTGTTCGGGAACTTATGCGGTCAGATATTGCCGCCTTGAACCAGGGTGTTCGTAACGCCAACGACGCTATTTCCATGATTCAGACGGCTGACGGCGCGCTCGGTGTTATCGACGAAAAGTTGATTCGTATGAAGGAATTGGCGGAACAGGCATCCACGGGTACCTATACGTCTGCCCAGCGTCTGATCATCGATTCGGAATACCAAGCGATGGCTTCGGAAATCACTCGAATCGCTAACGCCACCGACTTCAACGGCATTCATCTTCTCAATGGTAACCTGTCCGGTTCGACCCACAGCGGTAATGCTGCCACCAAGTCTGGTTCCAGCGGCAAGATGAAGATTCACTTCGGTACTGCGAACGACTCGGCGGAAGACTACTACTACGTCCAGATCAACAACTCCACCGCTTCGGCGCTGGGTGTTGGGAACAGCATCAGTGCTACGCAGGATGGTTACACCATCTCCACGCAGGAAGCTGCTCAGAAGGCTCTGGTCGCTATCGAAAACGCGATCGTGTCCAAGGACAATATCCGCGCGAACCTGGGTGCGTTGCAGAACCGCTTGCAAAACACCATCACCAACCTGGAAATCCAGGCTGAAAACCTGCAGGCCGCTGAATCGCAGATTTCTGACGTCAACGTTGCTACGGAAATGACCGAGTTCGTGCGTCAGCAGATTTTGACTCAGGCCGCAGTCGCCATGCTCTCGCAAGCCAACAGTCTGCCAAGAATGGCCATGCAGTTGATGGGCTAA